A section of the Scomber scombrus chromosome 24, fScoSco1.1, whole genome shotgun sequence genome encodes:
- the LOC134006557 gene encoding T-cell surface antigen CD2-like yields MRMMMKMAAVALLMLLLCGFVVTEPECDETVAVGQDFTVPFDHQLKDTESLQWKHGDRVIFRQNTKGIHAGKADDIDKKGSLKLTHLQKGKAGKYTAEVNDAIGRAVTTTKPFNLCVIERVPEPSLGFTCSEDFVIFTCKVKITQDQQKDIKYSWLMEKQLMKESTNILKKNPEEVKGSVRCNVYNEAMSLTSKPVIHDCKPKLFGLDFWLMVAILAGGGGLVLVLIITVIVCCCRAGRKKSMRVKDEEELRLGWSKPEHHHHHHGHGQHDHPPGHNHTHHHHQQPAGHTGPRQPRSKQHREPRGKLPEPPNGQPQPSPRRPAQAPRPVNNMDDEHPPPLPQPRKKAPKTPRV; encoded by the exons atgaggatgatgatgaagatggctGCTGTCGCCCTGCTCATGCTCCTGCTCTGCGGCTTTGTCGTCACAG AGCCAGAGTGTGACGAAACTGTTGCTGTAGGCCAAGACTTTACTGTGCCCTTTGACCACCAActgaaagacacagagagcTTGCAATGGAAACATGGGGATAGAGTAATCTTTCGTCAAAATACAAAAGGAATACATGCTGGGAAGGCGGATGATATTGATAAAAAAGGATCCCTTAAACTGACACATCTTCAGAAAGGAAAAGCAGGGAAATACACTGCAGAGGTTAACGATGCCATTGGAAGAGCAGTAACAACTACGAAGCCCTTCAATTTATGTGTAATAG AGCGTGTCCCGGAGCCTTCATTGGGGTTTACATGTTCCGAAGACTTTGTCATATTCACCTGCAAAGTCAAG ATTACCCAGGACCAACAAAAGGATATCAAATATTCATGGCTTATGGAAAAGCAGCTGATGAAAGAGAGCACTAACAttctgaaaaaaaaccctgaagaGGTTAAAGGTTCAGTCCGATGCAATGTTTACAATGAGGCCATGTCTTTGACCAGTAAACCTGTTATACATGACTGTAAGCCCA AATTATTTGGCCTTGATTTCTGGCTTATGGTGGCGATCCTGGCTGGTGGAGGAG GACTTGTTCTGGTGCTCATTATCACCGTCATTGTTTGCTGCTGCCGGGCCGGACGGAAAAAAAGCATGAGAGTTAAAG ACGAGGAGGAGCTTCGTTTGGGGTGGTCCAAACctgaacatcatcatcatcatcatggtcaTGGTCAACATGATCATCCTCCCGGTCATAATCAcactcatcatcaccatcagcaGCCAGCCGGGCATACCGGTCCTCGTCAACCTCGCTCCAAACAGCATCGTGAGCCGCGTGGAAAACTCCCCGAGCCGCCAAACGGCCAACCTCAGCCCAGCCCGAGAAGACCTGCACAG GCCCCCAGACCAGTCAATAACATGGATGACGagcatcctcctcctctgcctcagcCCAGGAAGAAAGCTCCCAAAACGCCAAGAGTGTGA